From Sceloporus undulatus isolate JIND9_A2432 ecotype Alabama chromosome 6, SceUnd_v1.1, whole genome shotgun sequence, one genomic window encodes:
- the IL10RA gene encoding interleukin-10 receptor subunit alpha — MLWRRRLLWLFLLRCCCCCRLRTHGVAREGPPAPLRPRFVARTFRHVLHWDSSDPGLGPSATGPLYDVEYRGYGNNSHWAPVPGCTGIANHTCDLSYETREPDKRYYARVRAVAVPCWASEWVQAPIFRPEEATLWLSSVSLAIHKGVIHLSVQLPISPWDNITYEDLHPRHRQYHAYIRDVSNRSQLEHVGTSLEFDLPALPPGESYCVSVEPRIASRATPANRTEEQCISLPPLEEGNTILAFLSLPVLGALAVSLGLAWAYVKEATKTLPVVLTSLLWSSPLCMPHQLPPPGKRGVVLQMERDPIQPLSVLRPKEPSGAHQAQSWGPRPTPSFPEKRCCLLTWPVEGGTGMRKGLTDSSIGGSTDSGICLQDPSDSLGQLLFLGSSQEGAPLEDLGGKGPEVGLGQGALGPADAPWGGFSGYQKQATSSLEASACCGPVLDKVGLVTCYLKQATLGGPSGPGTAAKQGLS, encoded by the exons ATGCTCTGGCGGCGCCGGCTCCTGTGGCTCTTCctgctgcgctgctgctgctgctgccgcctccgGACCCACG GAGTCGCAAGGGAAGGCCCCCCGGCGCCCCTCCGCCCGCGCTTCGTGGCCAGGACCTTCCGCCACGTCCTCCACTGGGACTCCTCCGACCCCGGACTCGGGCCCAGCGCCACGGGGCCCCTCTACGACGTCGAGTATCGGGG GTATGGCAACAACAGCCACTGGGCCCCAGTGCCAGGCTGCACGGGCATTGCCAATCATACCTGCGACCTCTCCTATGAGACCCGGGAGCCAGACAAGCGCTACTATGCACGCGTGAGAGCAGTGGCTGTTCCTTGCTGGGCCTCTGAGTGGGTCCAGGCGCCCATCTTCAGGCCAGAGGAAG CAACCCTGTGGCTGTCCAGCGTGAGCTTGGCCATTCACAAGGGCGTCATCCACCTCTCAGTCCAACTGCCCATCAGCCCCTGGGACAATATCACCTACGAAGACCTCCACCCCAGACACAGGCAGTACCACGCCTACATCCGGGATGTGTCCAACAGGAG CCAGCTGGAACATGTTGGGACCAGTTTGGAGTTTGACCTCCCGGCCCTGCCACCAGGCGAGAGCTACTGTGTCAGTGTGGAGCCACGGATTGCCTCCCGGGCAACTCCTGCCAACAGGACAGAGGAGCAGTgcatctccctcccacccctgGAGGAAG GCAACACAATCTTGGCCTTCCTGAGCCTGCCTGTCCTTGGTGCCCTGGCAGTCAGCTTGGGCCTGGCCTGGGCCTATGTGAAGGAGGCCACAAAGACTCTGCCGGTAGTGCTG ACATCCCTGCTGTGGTCCAGCCCACTCTGCATGCCGCACCAGCTGCCTCCTCCCGGGAAGAGAGGAGTGGTCCTGCAGATGGAGAGGGaccccatccagcctctctctGTCCTGCGCCCAAAGGAGCCAAGTGGTGCTCACCAGGCTCAGAGTTGGGGCCCCAGACCCACACCTTCATTTCCAGAGAAGCGCTGCTGTTTGCTGACGTGGCCGGTGGAGGGGGGCACGGGGATGAGGAAGGGTCTCACAGACAGCAGCATAGGGGGCAGCACTGACAGCGGGATCTGCCTGCAAGACCCCTCGGACAGCCTGGGCCAACTGCTCTTTCTTGGGAGCAGCCAGGAGGGAGCCCCCCTAGAAGACCTGGGTGGCAAGGGACCAGAGGTGGGGCTGGGGCAGGGAGCTCTGGGCCCCGCAGATGCACCCTGGGGAGGGTTCTCTGGGTACCAGAAACAGGCAACCTCCTCTCTGGAGGCAAGTGCCTGTTGTGGACCTGTTCTGGACAAGGTTGGATTGGTGACCTGCTACCTGAAGcaggccaccttaggtggccccTCTGGCCCTGGGACTGCAGCCAAGCAGGGACTCTCCTGA
- the LOC121932441 gene encoding transmembrane protease serine 13-like, producing MAWITSSTSSTPTTTTFKASWGRMGQKRVALIACLLVLIVLLLALILLFLFWRSGTDIVYKEPAESCQAHAVRCNGVPDCTQRSDELDCVRFAWNQSLLRVYSSAEREWLPVCSTAWSEAFSQKTCQQLGFLNASQTEYVPLFFSGKSLAVGGMEATIQQSLNSSECHSGKYIALRCSSCGQRISGRIVDGAEAPASKWPWQVSLQYGSSHICGGTIIDPQWVLTAAHCFFMNSVKILDKWKVYAGASDLKQPAVVEGITVSEVIINANYSDDHDDYDIALMKLSRPLALSAQVRPACLPMSGQNFLPGRKCFITGFGKVNENEENTSPKLREAEVKIIDYRLCNNQDIYEGYLTPRMMCAGYLQGGRDSCQGDSGGPLVCQDGNRWYVAGVTSWGTGCGQKNKPGVYTQVTKMLSWIYSKMESQSH from the exons atGGCCTGGATCACCTCAAGCA CCTCCTCCACTCCAACGACGACGACATTCAAGGCCTCCTGGGGGAGGATGGGCCAGAAGAGGGTGGCCCTCATCGCCTGCCTCCTGGTCCTCATTGTGCTGCTGCTGGCCCTCATCCTACTGT TTTTGTTCTGGCGCTCAGGCACCGACATTGTCTACAAGGAACCGGCTGAGAGCTGCCAGGCCCATGCCGTGCGCTGCAATGGGGTCCCTGACTGCACCCAGAGGAGTGATGAGCTTGATTGTG TGCGCTTTGCCTGGAACCAGTCCTTGCTCCGTGTCTACTCAAGTGCAGAGAGGGAGTGGCTGCCCGTGTGCAGCACCGCCTGGAGTGAGGCCTTCTCCCAGAAGACCTGCCAACAGCTTGGCTTCTTGAA TGCCTCCCAGACAGAGTACGTCCCCCTCTTTTTCTCTGGGAAAAGCCTCGCGGTTGGAGGAATGGAAGCCACCATCCAGCAGAGCCTCAACAG CTCTGAGTGCCATTCTGGAAAATACATCGCCCTACGATGTTCGA GTTGTGGGCAGCGGATATCAGGGCGCATTGTTGATGGTGCAGAGGCACCAGCCAGCAAGTGGCCGTGGCAAGTCAGCCTTCAGTATGGCTCCAGCCACATCTGCGGAGGCACCATCATCGACCCCCAATGGGTGCTCACTGCCGCCCACTGCTTCTTCAT GAACAGTGTGAAGATCCTGGATAAGTGGAAGGTGTATGCGGGGGCCTCTGACCTCAAGCAGCCAGCAGTAGTAGAGGGGATCACAGTCTCTGAAGTCATCATCAACGCCAACTATAGTGATGACCACGACGACTACGACATCGCGCTGATGAAACTCTCCCGGCCCCTGGCCCTCTCTG CTCAGGTCCGCCCCGCCTGTCTCCCTATGTCTGGCCAGAACTTCCTTCCAGGAAGAAAGTGTTTCATCACCGGCTTTGGAAAGGTCAATGAAAACGAAG AGAACACATCACCAAAGCTGCGGGAGGCCGAGGTGAAGATCATTGACTACCGACTCTGCAACAACCAGGACATCTACGAGGGCTACCTGACACCCCGAATGATGTGTGCTGGGTACTTGCAAGGGGGCAGGGACTCTTGCCAG GGCGACAGCGGGGGGCCCTTGGTCTGCCAGGATGGCAACCGCTGGTACGTGGCTGGCGTCACCAGCTGGGGAACGGGATGCGGCCAGAAGAACAAGCCAGGCGTCTACACACAAGTCACTAAGATGCTTAGCTGGATCTACAGCAAGATGGAG aGCCAGAGCCACTGA